Part of the Aquimarina sp. MAR_2010_214 genome is shown below.
TTTGTCTGTAAAAAAAAGTAATCGATTTATGGAGTCTGGATTTTATATAAAATCATTCTGTCACATAAAAGATAATAAAGTCTCTTTAAACGGATCTGTTATATATGATGATAAAGACACTTTAGAGTTTTTAGAATTTATAAAAGCTGCCTATAGAAGTTTTGATATTAAATATCCTAAATTCTTTAAAATGGATGGGCTAAGTAAACTTGCATTTTTGGCATCAGATCTTATCCTACAAAAAGAAAAATTAAATATAGAAGACGAAAACAACATTGCTATTGTGTTTTCAAATAAATCATCCAGTTTAGATACCGATGAAAAACATCAGGAATCTATTCAAAATGAAGATAATTACTATCCAAGTCCTGCTGTTTTTGTTTATACATTACCCAATATTTGTATTGGTGAGATTAGTATAAAATATAAACTTCATTCTGAAAATAGTTTTTTTATCTTTGACAGCTTTAATGCCGAGTATTTATCAGACTATACAAATAGTCTATTATCAGCAAATAAAGCTAATGAAGCACTTTGTGGATGGGTAGAATTTGATGGGGTAGCATATGACGCATTTTTATACTTGGTTTCTAAAGAAGGAACCACAACGCATACTAAACAAAATATAGTAAATTTATATAATACATAATATGGAGGTTTTAAAACAAGAACTAAAGGAAAACATTATTGAGCAATTAAATCTTGAAGATATTGCTGTTGAAGATATTGCTGATGACGATATTCTTTTTGGTGATGGTTTAGGCTTAGACTCAATTGATGCATTAGAGTTAATTGTAATGCTAGATAAAAACTACGGCATTAAATTAACTGATCCTAAAGAAGGACGCGAGATTTTTGCATCTATAGAAGTAATGGCAAAATACATTTCTGAACATAGAACAAAATAAATTTTATTTATATTTAAATGAGTAAAGGTGTTGCTATAACCGGAATGGGAATAATTTCTGCTATTGGAAACAATGTTGCAGAAAATTACCAATCACTTATTAATGGTGAAAAAGGAATCTCTAGAGTTTCCAAAATTGATACCATTCATAAAGACGCTATTATGGTCGGTGAAATTGCATCTACAAATCTGGAGTTAGAACAACAGTTGGGTCTAACTCCTGATAACAATTACTCAAGAACGGCTTTATTAGGTGCTATTGCTGCTAAGCAGGCAATACAAGACGCTAGAATTTCTGATATCAATGCCTATAAAACAGGACTAGTTTCAGCAACCAGTGTTGGTGGGATGGATATGACAGAAGCTTACTATTATGATTATCTTGAAAATAAAAACACCCAAAAATATATCGAAGGTCACCATGCCGGAGATTCTACTCAAAAAATTGCAGAACAGTTAGGGATCAAAAAAAGCCTGGTAACTACAATAAGTACAGCTTGTTCTTCTGCTGCAAATGCTATAATGTTCGGTGCCCGATTGATTAAATCAGGAAAACTAGACAGAGTTGTTGTTGGTGGTGCAGATTGTTTGTCTAAGTTTACCATTAATGGGTTTAAAACCCTAATGATCTTATCTGATACTTATAATACTCCTTTTGACGAAAATAGAAAAGGGTTAAATTTAGGTGAAGCTGCC
Proteins encoded:
- a CDS encoding 3-oxoacyl-ACP synthase, with the protein product MESGFYIKSFCHIKDNKVSLNGSVIYDDKDTLEFLEFIKAAYRSFDIKYPKFFKMDGLSKLAFLASDLILQKEKLNIEDENNIAIVFSNKSSSLDTDEKHQESIQNEDNYYPSPAVFVYTLPNICIGEISIKYKLHSENSFFIFDSFNAEYLSDYTNSLLSANKANEALCGWVEFDGVAYDAFLYLVSKEGTTTHTKQNIVNLYNT
- a CDS encoding phosphopantetheine-binding protein; translated protein: MEVLKQELKENIIEQLNLEDIAVEDIADDDILFGDGLGLDSIDALELIVMLDKNYGIKLTDPKEGREIFASIEVMAKYISEHRTK
- a CDS encoding beta-ketoacyl synthase yields the protein MSKGVAITGMGIISAIGNNVAENYQSLINGEKGISRVSKIDTIHKDAIMVGEIASTNLELEQQLGLTPDNNYSRTALLGAIAAKQAIQDARISDINAYKTGLVSATSVGGMDMTEAYYYDYLENKNTQKYIEGHHAGDSTQKIAEQLGIKKSLVTTISTACSSAANAIMFGARLIKSGKLDRVVVGGADCLSKFTINGFKTLMILSDTYNTPFDENRKGLNLGEAAAFLVLESDKVIAAEKKEVLGYVKGYGNANDAYHQTASSENGDGATLAMQKAIKVAAYTAKDIDYINAHGTATGNNDLSEGRAILRVFGEEIPDFSSTKAYTGHTLAAAGAIEAVYAVLALQHNIIYPNLNFKTQMKEFDITPQLELKEKELHTVLSNSLGFGGNCSTVIFSKEQ